The Lysobacter helvus nucleotide sequence TGCTTGAACAGCTGCGGCGACTGCGGCAACGCGTAGAACTCGCCGGGATGCATGCGCGCCGGCACCAGGAAATCGCGCGCGCCTTCGGGCGTGGCCTTCGTCAGGATCGGCGTTTCGATGTCCTGGAACCCGCGCGCATCGAGCCAGCGGCGCAGCGACTGCACCAGCCGGATGCGCGTGCGCATCATCTGCTGCATCTCCGGGCGGCGCATGTCGAGGTAGCGGTACTTCAGGCGGATGTCTTCGCCCGGGTTTTCGTGCGCGTGGAACGGCAGCGGCTCGGCCTTGTTCAACAGCTCGATCTTCGTCGCCACCACTTCCACCTGGCCCGTGCGGAGCTTGGGGTTGACGCTGGAACGGCGGCGCACGGTGCCGGTGATGCGCAGGCAATCCTCGTAGCCCACCTTCGCGGCGGCTTCGACGACTTCGGCATTGCCGGCGACGTCGGCCTGTTCGGCGACCACCTGCACGATGCCTTCGTGGTCGCGCAGGTCGATGAAGCACAGGCCGCCGAGGTCGCGGGCGACGTCCGCCCAGCCGCACAGGGTGACGGTCTGTCCGACCAGCGCCTCGTCGACGAGGCCGCAGAAATGGGTACGCATGGGGGGGTCCGAACCGGGAGGCCGGGCATTTTAGCCGAGGGGCGCGGGGAGCATCGGTCCGATGCACGGCCGGAATGGGGGTCTTTCGGCCGTTAGGCTTCTCGAAGGCGGGCATTTTTGGGGAGAGGGATGGAGTTTCCGCGGGATCGCGAGGCCGCCTACGTCCAGCGCATGTTCGGTTGGCAGCGGCAACGCCTGCGCCGCCTGGTGCTGCTGGCGCCCGTGCTGCTGTTCCTGTTCGTCGCGCTGCAGGCCCTGCTGATGCCCGCGCCGCTGTCGGACTGGCTGCACGATCCGCTGCTCTACGTGGGGCTGGTCGTGCTGACGGCGGTGGCGCTGTGGATGCGCACCCTGCACGACGCCAACCTCTTCGCCGCCGGTGGCGTGGCGCTGCAGACCCTGTTCCTGGTGTCCTGCGCGATGAGCACGCGGCCCGGGCACGGGGGCGTGGGCCTGCTGCTGCCGATGTTCGTGGCCACGCCGCTGGTCACCGCGCCGTTCTGGGCGCGCAACTCCACGGTGATGATGGCGATCCTGCTCGGATACCTCTCCGGCGCGCTCGCGCTGTGGCACGCACATGCCGGCAGCACGGTGTGGCTGGCCTACGGGGTGCAGGCGCTCGGCGGCGGGATCGTGGCGATGGCGATGCACGCCACCGTCGACCACGCGCGCCGCAACTACTTCCTGGCCGAGGAAGAGCTGGCCGAACGCGCGCGCCTGGATGCCCTCACCTCCACGCTCAACCGCCGCCATTTCATCGAAACGGGCGAGCTGATGCTCTCGCACATGCGCCTGGGCCAGCACCTGGCGGCGTGCTTCATCGACCTGGACCACTTCAAGCGCGTGAACGACCAGGGCGGGCATCGCATCGGCGACCAGCTATTGGTCGCGGTGGCGCGGCGCCTGCTGGAGCTGGAAGGCCACGGCCGCTTGATCGGGCGGCTCGGCGGCGAGGAGTTCGCGATGCTGCTGCCGGGGCTGCGGATGGCGGAAGC carries:
- a CDS encoding GGDEF domain-containing protein, translating into MEFPRDREAAYVQRMFGWQRQRLRRLVLLAPVLLFLFVALQALLMPAPLSDWLHDPLLYVGLVVLTAVALWMRTLHDANLFAAGGVALQTLFLVSCAMSTRPGHGGVGLLLPMFVATPLVTAPFWARNSTVMMAILLGYLSGALALWHAHAGSTVWLAYGVQALGGGIVAMAMHATVDHARRNYFLAEEELAERARLDALTSTLNRRHFIETGELMLSHMRLGQHLAACFIDLDHFKRVNDQGGHRIGDQLLVAVARRLLELEGHGRLIGRLGGEEFAMLLPGLRMAEAEQLLQSVCADIGEIAVEGHACTASVGIAEWQPGETLSDLLHRADLALLNAKRNGRNRIVQWSEDVAA